A single window of Nicotiana sylvestris chromosome 3, ASM39365v2, whole genome shotgun sequence DNA harbors:
- the LOC104241069 gene encoding pentatricopeptide repeat-containing protein At4g25270, chloroplastic, whose product MEIMALPLQQNISISINFRLPYLCTISTYPSFSLTNENTKNRKLQNPKQTRGNPKTHISLPKSRQTQLIFNQRSPPKTKIEALETVISKLESTVSNGTEVNDPQIFASLLETCFNLQAIDHGIRVHRLIPEKLLRKNVGISSKLIRLYACSGQTKKAHELFDKMPKRNASAFPWNSIISGYAENGLFEDALAIYFQMVEEGVEPDCYTFPRALKACGGVGLIHVGEEVHRHVIRRGLESNGFILNALVDMYAKCGDIVKARKLFDQIGTKDLVSWNSMLIGYIRHELISEAFNLFHLMIREGIVPDSVSISALLVARLPFSIGKQIHGWVLRRGTNQELSVVNSLVDFYADQKKLKQVRWLFEHMHERDVVSWNSVISAHSKHPEALSYFEKMVKFGATPDGVTFVSLLSTCAHLGKLEDGERLFRTMKQRYDISPRMEHYGCMVNLYGRIGLIDKAFDFVMKGMEFEAGPTIWGALLYACYKHRNVKIGEIAAQHLFELEPDNEHNFELLMKIYKNAGLLEDVERMKLMMVERGLDSSTPYKRC is encoded by the coding sequence ATGGAGATAATGGCTCTGCCATTGCAGCAAAACATTTCCATTAGCATTAATTTCAGATTGCCCTATCTTTGTACAATATCCACATACCCAAGTTTCTCTTTAACAAACGAAAACACAAAAAATAGGAAACTACAAAATCCGAAACAGACTCGGGGAAACCCAAAAACCCACATCAGTCTTCCAAAATCACGACAAACCCAGCTGATTTTCAATCAAAGAAGCCCTCCCAAAACCAAAATTGAAGCTCTTGAAACTGTCATCAGTAAATTAGAGTCTACAGTAAGCAATGGCACTGAGGTTAATGACCCACAAATCTTCGCTTCCCTTTTAGAAACATGCTTTAATTTACAGGCTATTGATCACGGTATCCGTGTTCATCGGCTCATCCCCGAGAAACTTTTACGTAAAAACGTTGGCATTTCATCGAAACTGATAAGGCTTTACGCTTGCAGTGGACAAACCAAGAAGGCACATGAACTGTTTGATAAAATGCCAAAGAGAAATGCCTCAGCATTTCCTTGGAATTCGATTATATCTGGCTATGCTGAGAATGGCTTGTTTGAAGATGCGCTGGCAATTTATTTTCAGATGGTGGAGGAGGGTGTGGAGCCCGATTGTTACACTTTCCCACGTGCGTTGAAGGCATGTGGAGGAGTTGGATTGATTCATGTAGGAGAGGAAGTTCATCGGCATGTGATTCGTCGTGGGTTGGAAAGTAATGGGTTTATTTTAAACGCGCTTGTTGATATGTACGCCAAATGTGGTGATATTGTTAAGGCTCGGAAACTCTTTGATCAAATTGGGACAAAGGATTTGGTTTCTTGGAATTCAATGCTCATTGGATACATTAGGCATGAGCTCATTAGTGAGGCGTTCAACTTGTTTCATCTTATGATACGTGAAGGAATAGTACCTGACTCTGTCTCTATATCAGCATTACTTGTGGCCAGATTACCTTTCTCAATCGGTAAACAAATTCATGGATGGGTTCTTCGTCGAGGGACTAATCAAGAATTGTCTGTTGTTAACTCTTTGGTTGACTTCTATGCGGACCAAAAAAAATTGAAGCAAGTGAGATGGTTGTTTGAACATATGCACGAACGAGATGTGGTATCATGGAATTCGGTCATTTCAGCTCACTCTAAGCACCCTGAAGCTCTATCGTACTTTGAGAAGATGGTGAAATTTGGTGCCACGCCAGATGGTGTCACATTTGTGTCATTGCTGTCCACATGCGCTCATTTAGGGAAACTAGAGGATGGGGAGAGGTTGTTTAGAACTATGAAACAGAGGTATGATATTAGTCCAAGGATGGAACATTATGGCTGTATGGTGAATCTATATGGAAGGATAGGATTGATAGACAAAGCTTTTGATTTTGTAATGAAGGGAATGGAATTTGAAGCTGGACCAACCATTTGGGGTGCATTGTTATATGCTTGCTACAAGCATCGCAATGTTAAAATTGGAGAGATAGCTGCACAACATCTGTTCGAGTTGGAGCCAGATAATGAGCATAATTTTGAGCTTTTGATGAAGATTTATAAGAATGCTGGTCTACTAGAGGATGTAGAGAGAATGAAGCTAATGATGGTAGAACGAGGATTAGATAGTTCGACACCATACAAAAGATGTTAA
- the LOC104241070 gene encoding uncharacterized protein — protein MENYSIWSRATLLALECKNKLGFIDDIIRRANVGKDLEKQWDRCNALVKSWIMSNVSKDLLGGILFRPDAYSVWNDLKEKFDRVNLTRIYHLYKEVAIFTQGISAVSVYYSKLKDLWDKTDSIMHVSSCCDKSKDFVTHLTNQRLLQFLMGLNDGYSQARSQILMMSPTPLVNQAYAMIVQDES, from the coding sequence ATGGAAAATTATAGCATTTGGAGTCGCGCGACGCTGCTGGCGTTGGAATGCAAAAACAAGCTCGGATTTATCGACGACATCATTCGTCGAGCTAATGTTGGCAAGGATTTGGAGAAACAGTGGGATCGCTGCAATGCTTTGGTGAAATCATGGATTATGAGCAATGTAAGCAAGGATCTCCTTGGCGGTATACTCTTTCGTCCTGATGCTTATTCTGTTTGGAATGATTTAAAGGAGAAATTTGATAGGGTTAATCTCACTAGAATCTATCATCTTTATAAGGAAGTTGCTATATTTACTCAAGGTATTTCAGCTGTCTCTGTTTATTACTCAAAATTGAAAGATCTTTGGGATAAAACTGATTCCATTATGCATGTGTCTTCCTGCTGTGATAAGTCCAAAGACTTTGTTACTCACTTGACAAATCAAAGGTTATTGCAATTTCTAATGGGCTTAAATGATGGATATAGTCAAGCTCGCAGTCAAATTCTAATGATGTCACCAACACCATTAGTAAACCAAGCATATGCCATGATTGTTCAGGATGAGAGTTAA